From Acidimicrobiales bacterium, the proteins below share one genomic window:
- a CDS encoding aldo/keto reductase, which yields MRYLEVGGVRVSAVGLGTWQFGSREWGYGSAYAEHDAFDIVSRALDLGINLIDTAESYAFGRSERIVGRAITGRRDEVFLATKILPVMPIPPVVEQRARGSVRRLNVDYLDLYQLHWPNPVVPIGPTMSGMRQLRRSGLVRHVGVSNFSLGGWREAEAALGAPVLSNQVKYSLVARRPEKELLGWAQGNDRLVIAYSPLGQGFLSGRYSSENRPGGMRAFSSLFLPENLERGAPLLAALRDIAKVHDATASQVALAWVLRRPNVVAIPGASSVAQLESNAAAADLELTDEEDARLTGASDAFDPVSGPAALPGIVQTLIRRP from the coding sequence ATGCGCTACTTGGAGGTTGGTGGGGTTCGGGTGTCGGCGGTCGGGCTGGGCACCTGGCAGTTCGGATCGAGGGAGTGGGGTTACGGCTCGGCCTATGCGGAGCACGACGCCTTCGACATCGTCAGTCGCGCCCTCGACCTGGGGATCAACCTCATCGACACGGCCGAGAGCTACGCCTTCGGTCGATCGGAGCGCATCGTCGGGCGGGCGATCACCGGCCGCCGGGATGAGGTCTTCCTCGCCACCAAGATCCTTCCCGTGATGCCCATCCCCCCCGTCGTCGAGCAGCGGGCGAGGGGCAGCGTCCGTCGGTTGAACGTCGACTACCTGGACCTGTACCAGCTCCATTGGCCCAACCCCGTCGTCCCCATCGGCCCGACGATGTCGGGTATGCGCCAGCTCCGGCGCTCGGGCCTCGTGCGCCACGTGGGCGTGAGCAACTTCTCCCTCGGCGGCTGGCGAGAGGCCGAGGCCGCCCTCGGCGCACCGGTGCTGAGCAACCAGGTCAAATACAGCCTGGTGGCGCGACGCCCGGAGAAGGAATTGTTGGGGTGGGCGCAGGGGAACGACCGTCTCGTCATTGCCTACAGCCCGCTCGGTCAGGGGTTCCTCTCCGGTCGTTACAGCAGCGAGAACCGCCCCGGTGGGATGCGCGCGTTCTCCAGCCTGTTCCTCCCCGAGAACCTGGAGCGGGGAGCCCCGCTGCTCGCGGCCCTGCGGGACATCGCCAAGGTGCACGACGCCACGGCCTCTCAGGTGGCGCTGGCGTGGGTCCTCCGGCGCCCGAACGTCGTAGCCATCCCCGGCGCGAGCAGTGTCGCCCAGCTCGAGTCCAATGCCGCCGCCGCCGACCTGGAGCTCACCGACGAGGAGGACGCCCGCCTGACCGGCGCGTCGGACGCCTTCGATCCCGTCTCCGGTCCGGCTGCCCTTCCCGGCATCGTGCAGACTCTCATCCGCCGGCCCTAA
- a CDS encoding HhH-GPD-type base excision DNA repair protein, with translation MAAHSLALSGDDAADELLSREPLALLIGMVLDQQVPLEWAFRSPLELRERLGGRLDPGAMAAMDPEDLVKVFTGPPALHRFPASMARRVHELCRVVVDDYGGDASGIWRSAASGQELLKTVRSLPGFGDRKAKIFVALLGKRMDVRPPGWEEAAGPFGRPDSFMSVADIDGPDALGKVREHKRAMKAQARAEPSASA, from the coding sequence GTGGCTGCCCATTCTCTGGCCCTGTCGGGCGATGATGCCGCTGACGAGCTCCTGAGCAGAGAACCGCTGGCGCTGCTGATCGGCATGGTGCTGGACCAGCAGGTCCCTTTGGAATGGGCGTTTCGGAGCCCCCTCGAGCTGCGCGAACGGTTGGGTGGACGCCTCGACCCGGGAGCGATGGCGGCGATGGACCCCGAGGATCTTGTCAAGGTCTTCACCGGCCCGCCTGCCCTGCACCGCTTCCCCGCCTCCATGGCCCGACGCGTCCACGAGCTGTGCCGGGTCGTCGTCGACGACTACGGCGGGGACGCATCCGGCATCTGGCGCTCGGCGGCGAGCGGCCAGGAGCTGCTGAAGACGGTCAGGTCCTTGCCCGGGTTCGGCGACCGGAAAGCCAAGATCTTCGTCGCCCTCCTGGGCAAGCGCATGGACGTGCGGCCACCGGGCTGGGAAGAAGCGGCGGGTCCCTTCGGCCGGCCGGACAGCTTCATGTCGGTCGCCGACATCGATGGTCCCGACGCGCTCGGGAAGGTGCGCGAGCACAAGCGAGCCATGAAGGCGCAGGCGCGGGCCGAGCCCTCGGCCAGCGCCTGA
- a CDS encoding SDR family NAD(P)-dependent oxidoreductase, whose amino-acid sequence MRIDGSSALVSGGASGLGEATARVLVGNGAACTIVDRNAERGEALAKELGGATSFVAADVTDPAQVGAAVDHAAQSGPLRIAVNCAGVGSASRLVDRSGAPHDLDAFRFVVSVNLIGTFNVMRLAAAAMVKTDALDDDERGVIVNTASIAAFEGQIGQIAYSASKGGIVGMTVPAARDLSPSGIRVLTIAPGVMDTPLLGLLPDEGRQALAAGVPFPKRLGTPDDFAALVVHLCQNRYLNAEVIRLDGGLRMQPR is encoded by the coding sequence ATGCGCATCGACGGGAGCTCGGCACTGGTCAGCGGAGGGGCGTCCGGACTCGGTGAGGCGACGGCGCGCGTGCTCGTCGGCAACGGAGCGGCGTGCACGATTGTCGACCGCAACGCCGAGCGAGGCGAGGCCCTGGCCAAGGAGCTTGGCGGCGCTACCTCGTTCGTGGCTGCCGACGTCACCGACCCGGCGCAGGTCGGAGCCGCCGTCGACCACGCTGCCCAGTCAGGCCCCCTGCGCATCGCCGTCAACTGCGCCGGCGTCGGCAGTGCGTCGCGACTGGTCGACCGCAGCGGCGCGCCCCACGACCTCGACGCCTTTCGTTTCGTCGTGAGCGTCAACCTGATCGGTACGTTCAACGTGATGCGCCTCGCCGCCGCGGCGATGGTCAAGACCGACGCCCTCGATGATGACGAGCGAGGTGTGATCGTGAACACCGCGTCGATCGCCGCCTTCGAAGGCCAGATCGGCCAGATCGCCTACTCGGCCTCCAAGGGAGGGATCGTGGGCATGACCGTTCCCGCGGCTCGCGATCTGTCGCCATCGGGGATCCGGGTGCTCACGATCGCGCCGGGCGTCATGGACACGCCCCTGCTCGGCCTGCTCCCCGACGAAGGGCGCCAGGCCCTGGCCGCCGGTGTGCCCTTCCCCAAGCGGCTAGGTACGCCCGACGACTTCGCCGCCCTCGTCGTCCATCTCTGCCAGAACCGGTACCTGAACGCCGAGGTCATCCGCCTCGACGGCGGCCTGAGGATGCAGCCCAGATAG
- the thiE gene encoding thiamine phosphate synthase codes for MTGVITATARQRLDGRRLYLCCPDRPDLTSFLAACIRGGVDLVQLREKSLEARPLMARARLALEVCRDHNVPFVLNDRPDLAVELGADGVHVGQEDAPPTLARRIMGPDALVGLSTHGPAQLEAADREPVDYLSAGPVTPTPTKPGRAGTGLGYVSHVAASTGLPFFVTGGVSPETVGPMVEAGGRRFVVVRFLTEAADPEGRARALRGALEDALAGVGRHDG; via the coding sequence CTGACGGGCGTCATCACCGCAACGGCGCGCCAACGCCTCGACGGACGCCGCCTCTATCTGTGCTGCCCCGATCGCCCAGACCTCACCAGCTTCCTGGCCGCCTGCATCCGCGGCGGCGTCGACCTCGTCCAGCTGCGGGAGAAGTCGCTCGAGGCGCGACCGCTGATGGCGCGCGCCCGCCTCGCCCTCGAGGTGTGCCGCGACCACAACGTTCCCTTCGTGCTCAACGACCGGCCGGACCTCGCCGTCGAGCTCGGAGCCGACGGTGTCCACGTGGGCCAGGAGGACGCCCCGCCCACCCTCGCCCGACGGATCATGGGTCCCGACGCCCTCGTCGGGCTGTCGACGCACGGTCCCGCCCAGCTCGAGGCCGCCGACCGCGAGCCGGTCGACTACCTGTCGGCCGGGCCCGTCACGCCCACACCGACCAAGCCGGGGCGGGCCGGCACCGGGCTGGGGTACGTGTCCCATGTGGCGGCCAGCACCGGCCTACCCTTCTTCGTCACCGGCGGCGTCTCGCCGGAGACGGTGGGGCCAATGGTGGAGGCTGGCGGTCGCCGCTTCGTGGTCGTTCGCTTCCTGACCGAGGCCGCCGATCCCGAGGGCCGGGCCCGGGCTCTGCGCGGCGCGCTGGAGGACGCACTGGCCGGCGTCGGACGCCACGACGGGTGA
- a CDS encoding hydantoinase/oxoprolinase family protein — protein MSVGVDTGGTFTDVVSDDGRVLKAPSTPQDPSLAVADALRRVGRPDLLAHGTTVATNALLERRGARVALVTTLGFADVIEIARQDRPALYDQWIDRPEPLVPRELRLEVAGRLDATGAQLEPLARELPRVPRGVEALAVCLLHSDLDESHERELTERLAPLGLPVWRSSQVSPEFREYERTVTTVVSAHLGPTCGDYLARLATMADSVLVMTSAGGLVPVDQAAAKPATLLLSGPAGGVQAGAAAAAAAGYPDVITFDMGGTSTDVCLVRDGVPEPAGQRTIAGLPLRLPALDIHSIGAGGGSMARIDPGGALVVGPQSAGADPGPACYGRQDTAATVTDADLVEGRIAAGTAFPGIGPLDDRAARRALDHGGMHAKGVIEVVDATMEQALRVVSVQRGVDPRSLALVAFGGAGPLHACALAEALDMAAVVVPPRAGVLSAVGLLCSPRQADLVRSWPTPGSVDGLSQALAELAGRAAEQMAAEDREVVVETAVDCRYAGQSHELTVPSPEAFPAEHLRRNGFSRPGAPVEVVALRARATAPAPLTAEDLGPPPARQPASGPCVVSEPDCTLWIPDGWRAEVAPDGAWVLKR, from the coding sequence GTGTCGGTCGGGGTCGACACCGGGGGCACCTTCACCGACGTGGTCAGCGACGACGGGCGCGTGCTCAAGGCTCCATCGACACCGCAGGACCCGTCGCTGGCTGTTGCCGACGCGCTCCGGCGCGTGGGCCGGCCCGACCTGCTCGCTCACGGCACGACGGTGGCGACCAACGCCCTGCTGGAGCGGCGCGGCGCCCGAGTCGCCCTCGTGACCACCCTGGGCTTCGCCGACGTGATCGAGATCGCCCGCCAGGATCGGCCCGCGCTCTACGACCAGTGGATCGACCGGCCCGAACCCCTCGTTCCCCGGGAGCTGCGACTCGAGGTGGCAGGGCGGCTGGACGCCACCGGCGCACAGCTCGAACCCCTCGCTCGGGAGCTGCCGAGAGTACCGAGAGGGGTCGAGGCGCTCGCCGTCTGCCTGCTGCACTCGGACCTCGACGAGTCCCACGAACGCGAGCTGACCGAGCGTCTGGCCCCGCTGGGGTTGCCCGTGTGGCGCTCGAGTCAGGTGTCGCCGGAGTTCCGGGAGTACGAGCGGACGGTGACCACAGTGGTGAGCGCCCACCTCGGTCCCACTTGCGGCGACTACCTGGCCCGGTTGGCGACCATGGCCGACAGCGTTCTGGTGATGACATCGGCGGGAGGCCTCGTGCCGGTCGACCAGGCGGCGGCGAAGCCGGCGACGCTGCTGCTGTCGGGACCGGCCGGCGGGGTCCAGGCGGGGGCGGCAGCTGCCGCGGCCGCCGGCTACCCCGACGTGATCACCTTCGACATGGGGGGCACCAGCACCGACGTCTGCCTCGTACGTGACGGCGTCCCGGAGCCGGCCGGGCAGCGGACCATCGCCGGTCTGCCGCTGCGGCTACCCGCTCTCGACATCCACAGCATCGGCGCCGGCGGCGGGTCGATGGCGCGCATCGACCCCGGCGGCGCCCTCGTCGTGGGCCCGCAGTCGGCGGGAGCAGACCCCGGACCCGCCTGCTACGGACGCCAGGACACGGCGGCGACGGTGACCGATGCCGACCTGGTAGAGGGGCGCATCGCCGCGGGCACAGCCTTCCCTGGGATTGGCCCCCTTGACGATCGCGCCGCCCGGCGGGCGCTCGATCATGGCGGCATGCACGCCAAGGGCGTGATCGAGGTGGTGGACGCGACCATGGAACAGGCGCTGCGGGTCGTGTCGGTCCAACGCGGCGTCGATCCGCGATCGCTGGCCCTCGTCGCCTTCGGCGGTGCGGGCCCCCTCCACGCCTGTGCCCTCGCGGAAGCCCTCGATATGGCCGCGGTCGTGGTGCCGCCCCGCGCCGGGGTGCTCTCGGCCGTCGGCCTGCTGTGCTCTCCGCGCCAAGCCGACCTTGTCCGGTCGTGGCCGACGCCGGGGTCGGTCGACGGCCTGTCGCAGGCTCTCGCCGAGCTCGCTGGCCGCGCCGCCGAGCAGATGGCAGCCGAGGATCGCGAGGTCGTCGTCGAGACGGCGGTGGACTGCCGCTACGCCGGCCAGAGCCACGAGCTCACCGTGCCGTCGCCCGAAGCGTTCCCGGCGGAGCACCTGCGCCGGAACGGGTTCTCCAGACCCGGCGCGCCGGTGGAGGTCGTCGCCCTGCGGGCCCGGGCGACGGCGCCCGCTCCCCTCACGGCGGAAGACCTCGGCCCCCCGCCCGCCCGTCAGCCAGCCAGCGGACCGTGCGTGGTCTCCGAACCCGACTGCACGCTGTGGATCCCCGACGGCTGGCGGGCGGAGGTCGCTCCCGACGGCGCCTGGGTGCTCAAGAGATGA
- a CDS encoding ribonuclease H produces the protein MLLEMATIVYTDGACIGNPGPGGWAWAVPGGRFASGAEPTTTNQRMEITAALEALRALETPVEVVSDSIYVVNCFRQRWWETWVRKGWRNARGKPVANQDLWKPLVDLVRSEAGVTFRWVKGHSTDPYNDLVDALAVEAARTQVGREGDGPPVVG, from the coding sequence ATGCTGTTGGAGATGGCCACGATCGTGTACACCGACGGCGCCTGCATCGGGAACCCGGGCCCGGGCGGGTGGGCCTGGGCGGTCCCCGGCGGTCGCTTCGCCAGCGGCGCCGAGCCGACGACCACCAACCAGCGCATGGAGATCACGGCGGCCCTCGAGGCCCTCCGGGCGCTGGAGACGCCCGTGGAGGTGGTGAGCGACTCGATCTACGTGGTCAACTGCTTCCGGCAGCGGTGGTGGGAGACCTGGGTACGGAAGGGCTGGCGCAACGCGCGCGGAAAGCCCGTCGCCAACCAGGACCTGTGGAAGCCGCTCGTCGATCTGGTGCGCTCGGAGGCCGGGGTGACCTTCCGGTGGGTGAAGGGGCATTCCACCGATCCCTACAACGACCTCGTCGACGCTCTGGCGGTGGAGGCGGCTCGCACCCAGGTCGGCCGGGAGGGTGACGGCCCTCCGGTCGTTGGCTAG
- a CDS encoding hydantoinase B/oxoprolinase family protein: MTLDPASLQVLVSRLTGVAEEMGAVLRRSAFSPNIKERADCSAALFTSGGELLVQAEHIPVHLGSMPASVRAVIDGAGELDGPLRPGDRLVLNDPFAGGTHLNDLTLVSPCFVGDVLSGWIANRAHHSDVGGMAAGSIPPDATEIYQEGLRIPPLRLVPEIEALLVANSRTPEERRGDLDAQIGANSVGVERMAEILAAGAPVDEVVVYGERRMRAALAALPDGSWSFTDVLDSAGGAEISVRLTVAGDEAVFDFTGSSPQQRGNVNAVEAVTVSAVAFAVRAATDPTIPANGGALRPVRVVAPPGTIVAARPPAAVGAGNVEVSQRVADVCLRVLAEAAPDRVGAAGQGTMNNVMIGGRGWVYYETIGGGQGARPSRAGMSGVHTAMTNTRNTPVEALERSFGLRVRRYRLRRGSGGRGRWPGGEGIERDLEALEPVTVSLVTERRVSQPWGLAGGEPGGRGENWLLPAGEEGRARLLPPKVTLELSPGDVLRMRTPGGGGYGPPT, encoded by the coding sequence ATGACCCTCGACCCTGCCTCGCTGCAGGTGCTCGTCTCCCGGCTCACGGGTGTGGCCGAGGAGATGGGCGCCGTGCTCCGGCGCTCGGCGTTCAGCCCCAACATCAAGGAGCGGGCTGACTGCTCGGCCGCCCTGTTCACCTCCGGGGGCGAGCTGCTGGTGCAGGCCGAGCACATCCCCGTGCACCTCGGCTCGATGCCGGCGTCGGTCCGGGCCGTCATCGACGGGGCCGGCGAGCTCGATGGGCCGCTGCGGCCCGGCGACCGGCTCGTGCTCAACGACCCGTTCGCCGGCGGCACCCACCTCAACGACCTGACCCTCGTCTCCCCGTGCTTCGTCGGCGATGTCCTGTCGGGTTGGATCGCCAACCGCGCCCACCACTCCGACGTCGGAGGGATGGCGGCCGGCTCGATACCGCCCGACGCCACCGAGATCTATCAGGAAGGCTTGCGCATCCCGCCGCTGCGTCTCGTGCCCGAGATCGAAGCCCTCCTTGTGGCCAACTCGCGCACCCCCGAGGAACGGAGGGGCGACCTTGACGCCCAGATCGGCGCCAACAGCGTCGGGGTCGAGCGGATGGCCGAGATCCTCGCCGCCGGCGCGCCGGTGGACGAGGTGGTCGTCTACGGCGAGCGGCGCATGCGGGCGGCCCTCGCCGCGCTGCCCGACGGGTCCTGGTCGTTCACCGACGTCCTCGACTCGGCTGGGGGGGCGGAGATCAGCGTCCGGCTCACCGTCGCGGGCGACGAAGCGGTGTTCGACTTCACGGGTTCGTCGCCTCAGCAGCGGGGGAACGTCAACGCCGTCGAGGCCGTCACGGTGAGTGCCGTCGCCTTCGCCGTGCGGGCGGCAACGGATCCGACCATCCCCGCCAACGGCGGTGCGCTCCGGCCGGTGCGGGTCGTGGCCCCGCCCGGCACGATCGTGGCCGCCCGACCCCCGGCCGCGGTGGGCGCCGGCAACGTCGAGGTCAGCCAGCGGGTCGCCGACGTGTGCCTGCGGGTCCTCGCCGAGGCCGCCCCCGATCGGGTGGGAGCCGCCGGCCAGGGGACCATGAACAACGTCATGATCGGCGGCCGCGGCTGGGTGTATTACGAGACGATCGGGGGTGGACAGGGCGCGCGCCCGAGCCGGGCCGGCATGAGCGGGGTCCATACGGCCATGACGAACACCCGCAACACGCCGGTGGAGGCCCTCGAGCGGTCCTTCGGCCTCCGGGTGCGCCGGTACCGGCTGCGCCGGGGCAGCGGCGGACGGGGCCGCTGGCCCGGCGGGGAGGGCATCGAGCGCGATCTGGAGGCGCTGGAGCCGGTCACGGTCTCTCTGGTGACCGAGCGTCGGGTCAGTCAGCCGTGGGGATTGGCGGGAGGAGAGCCCGGTGGGCGAGGCGAGAACTGGCTGCTGCCGGCAGGAGAGGAGGGTCGGGCCCGACTGCTCCCCCCCAAGGTGACCCTCGAGCTGAGCCCGGGCGACGTTCTCCGCATGCGGACCCCGGGTGGTGGGGGCTACGGGCCTCCGACGTAG
- the aceE gene encoding pyruvate dehydrogenase (acetyl-transferring), homodimeric type: protein MIFDGFSHQLPDIDPEETLEWLDSFDSIVETRGRTRASFLLMKLLERARAAQVGFPATVSTPYINTIPPEDEPWFPGDEHMERRIRAFIRWNAAVMVTRANARSEGIGGHLATYASSASLYEVGFNHFFRGKDDGTAGDQVFFQGHASPGIYARAYLEGRLTETQLDNFRQEIGGEGLSSYPHPRLMPEFWEYPTVSMGLSPINAVYQARFNRYLRHRHLADTTAARVWCFLGDGEVDEPETLGGLSLAAREGLDNLVFVVNCNLQRLDGPVRGNGKIIQELEATFRGAGWNVIKVIWGSKWDELLMRDVDGALVNKMTTTVDGEYQKYATESGAYIREHFFGPDPRLRRMVEHLSDAELQALPRGGHDYRKLYAAYKAATEQQGTPTVILAKTIKGWTLGPEIEARNATHQIKKMSKAQLLRLRERLYLEDEIPDQALDAELPPYYRPAPGSPAHDYLMTRRKALHGPLPTRVVRARPLPAPDPKAFAEFLGGSRNQAVSTTMAFARLLRNLLRDDSIGSRVVPIIPDEARTFGLDALFKEVKIYAAGGQRYTPVDADLLLSYSESESGQILEEGITEAGSMASFTAAATSYATWGQPMLPFYVFYSMFGFQRVGDLAWSLGDSRGRGFLLGATAGRTALNGEGLQHQDGHSHVLASTFPNLSAYDPAFAYEVAVIVSEGITRMYGDEPEDRFYYLTLYNENYVMPALPEGADRDRVREGVIRGMYRFAGPPQGPRGKVSQRRRAAIFFSGPAWQTAMEARELLARDWDVAAEAWSVTSYKALREDALSAERWNRLHPGQEARTPYVTEVLSQNEGPVVAVTDFMKAVPDQVARWVPAHFTALGTDGFGRSDTRAALRRHFETDAAHVVVAVLTALVELGEAKAEEVADAISRYGIDADRPDPRDA, encoded by the coding sequence GTGATATTCGACGGTTTTTCCCATCAGCTTCCGGACATCGACCCCGAGGAGACCCTCGAGTGGCTCGACTCGTTCGACTCCATCGTGGAGACCCGGGGCCGGACCAGGGCCAGCTTTCTGCTCATGAAGCTGCTGGAGCGGGCCCGGGCGGCCCAGGTGGGATTTCCAGCCACGGTCTCGACGCCGTACATCAACACGATCCCGCCCGAGGACGAGCCGTGGTTCCCCGGCGACGAGCACATGGAGCGGCGAATCCGCGCGTTCATACGGTGGAACGCGGCGGTGATGGTCACGAGGGCGAACGCCCGCTCGGAGGGCATCGGGGGGCACCTGGCCACCTACGCCAGCTCGGCGTCGCTCTACGAGGTCGGGTTCAACCACTTCTTCAGGGGCAAGGACGACGGTACTGCCGGCGACCAGGTCTTCTTCCAGGGTCACGCCTCCCCGGGCATCTACGCGCGCGCCTACCTCGAGGGGCGGCTGACCGAGACCCAACTGGACAACTTCCGCCAGGAGATCGGGGGCGAGGGACTCTCGAGCTATCCCCATCCCCGGCTGATGCCGGAGTTCTGGGAGTACCCCACCGTGTCGATGGGGCTGAGCCCGATCAACGCGGTGTACCAGGCGCGCTTCAACCGCTACCTCCGGCACCGGCACCTCGCCGACACCACCGCGGCACGGGTGTGGTGCTTCCTCGGCGACGGCGAGGTGGACGAGCCCGAGACCCTCGGCGGCCTGTCGCTGGCGGCCCGCGAAGGGCTCGACAACCTCGTCTTCGTCGTCAACTGCAACCTCCAGCGCCTCGACGGGCCGGTGCGAGGCAACGGAAAGATCATCCAGGAGCTGGAGGCGACGTTCCGCGGCGCGGGCTGGAACGTGATCAAGGTGATCTGGGGCTCCAAGTGGGACGAGCTGCTGATGCGCGACGTCGACGGCGCGCTGGTCAACAAGATGACCACCACGGTGGATGGCGAGTACCAGAAGTACGCGACCGAGTCGGGGGCCTACATCCGCGAGCACTTCTTCGGTCCCGACCCGCGGCTGCGGCGGATGGTCGAGCACCTATCCGACGCCGAGCTGCAAGCGCTGCCGCGCGGCGGTCACGACTACCGCAAGCTCTATGCCGCCTATAAGGCGGCCACCGAGCAGCAGGGAACTCCCACCGTCATCCTGGCCAAGACGATCAAGGGCTGGACCCTCGGGCCAGAGATCGAGGCCCGCAACGCCACCCACCAGATCAAGAAGATGAGCAAGGCACAGCTCCTGCGCCTCCGCGAGCGCCTGTACCTCGAGGACGAGATCCCCGACCAGGCCCTCGACGCCGAGCTGCCGCCTTACTACCGGCCCGCTCCCGGCTCGCCAGCGCACGACTACCTGATGACCCGCCGCAAGGCCCTCCACGGTCCATTGCCTACTCGGGTCGTGCGGGCGAGGCCGCTGCCGGCACCGGATCCCAAGGCGTTCGCGGAGTTCCTGGGCGGCTCCAGGAACCAGGCGGTGTCGACGACGATGGCGTTCGCCAGGCTTTTGCGCAACCTTCTGCGTGACGACTCCATCGGTAGCCGCGTGGTGCCGATCATCCCTGACGAGGCCCGCACGTTCGGCCTTGACGCCTTGTTCAAGGAGGTGAAGATCTACGCCGCCGGCGGGCAACGGTACACGCCCGTGGATGCCGACCTGCTGCTGTCGTACTCGGAGAGCGAGTCGGGCCAGATCCTGGAGGAGGGCATCACCGAGGCCGGCTCCATGGCCAGCTTCACGGCCGCCGCCACCTCGTATGCCACCTGGGGCCAGCCCATGCTCCCCTTCTACGTCTTCTACTCGATGTTCGGGTTCCAGCGGGTGGGCGACCTGGCCTGGTCGCTCGGTGACTCCAGGGGACGCGGCTTCCTGCTCGGGGCCACCGCCGGGCGCACGGCGTTGAACGGCGAGGGCCTCCAGCACCAGGACGGCCACTCACACGTGCTGGCGTCGACGTTCCCCAATCTCTCGGCCTACGACCCCGCCTTCGCCTACGAGGTGGCCGTCATCGTGTCCGAGGGCATCACCCGCATGTACGGCGACGAGCCCGAGGATCGCTTCTACTACCTCACGCTCTACAACGAGAACTACGTGATGCCGGCATTGCCCGAAGGCGCGGACCGCGACCGGGTGAGAGAGGGTGTCATCCGGGGGATGTACCGCTTCGCGGGCCCACCCCAGGGGCCACGGGGCAAGGTGTCCCAGCGCCGTCGGGCCGCCATCTTCTTCTCGGGGCCCGCGTGGCAGACGGCGATGGAGGCGCGGGAGCTGCTGGCCCGCGACTGGGACGTGGCGGCTGAGGCGTGGTCGGTGACCTCCTACAAGGCGCTCCGGGAGGACGCCCTGTCCGCCGAGCGCTGGAACCGGCTCCACCCCGGGCAGGAGGCCCGGACGCCGTACGTCACCGAGGTCCTCTCGCAGAACGAGGGCCCCGTGGTGGCGGTCACCGACTTCATGAAGGCCGTGCCCGACCAGGTGGCCAGGTGGGTGCCGGCTCACTTCACCGCGCTCGGCACCGACGGCTTCGGGCGCTCCGACACCCGCGCCGCTCTTCGCCGACATTTCGAGACCGACGCCGCCCACGTGGTCGTCGCCGTGCTCACCGCCCTCGTGGAGCTGGGCGAGGCCAAGGCCGAGGAGGTCGCCGACGCGATCTCCCGCTACGGCATCGATGCCGACAGGCCGGACCCTCGGGACGCGTGA
- a CDS encoding alpha/beta fold hydrolase: MQLDIRSGGLTLRGYLVRPDLEPDQSCGLLVVCHGFPAGPKGAAGAGHTYPQLADRLTAEAGWAVLTFNFRGTGESEGDFSLGGWMDDLRAVVDHALGLAHIRGVWLAGFSTGGSLALCGAGEDERVRGVAALAAPSDFSHWAAAPDRLLAEAGDLGVVRSAGFPDDPDAWARELDELRPLALVGKVPPRPLLIVHGGDDTVVPLVEARALDDAADGRGELRVLSGAGHRLRHDPRAIAVLLGWLERQGEGA, translated from the coding sequence GTGCAGTTGGACATACGCAGCGGTGGGCTCACGCTGCGTGGGTATCTGGTGCGACCCGACCTCGAGCCGGATCAGTCCTGCGGGTTGCTCGTCGTGTGCCACGGCTTTCCGGCCGGTCCGAAGGGAGCGGCGGGCGCCGGTCACACCTACCCCCAGCTCGCCGACCGGTTGACGGCGGAGGCCGGGTGGGCGGTCCTGACGTTCAACTTCCGGGGTACGGGGGAGTCCGAGGGCGACTTCTCCCTCGGTGGCTGGATGGACGATCTCAGGGCCGTGGTCGACCACGCCCTCGGTCTGGCCCATATCCGTGGCGTGTGGCTGGCCGGGTTCAGCACGGGCGGTTCGCTCGCCCTGTGCGGGGCGGGCGAAGACGAGCGGGTCCGCGGCGTCGCCGCCCTGGCCGCTCCGTCTGACTTCTCGCATTGGGCCGCCGCTCCCGATCGCCTCCTGGCTGAAGCCGGTGACCTCGGGGTGGTGCGTAGCGCTGGTTTCCCCGACGACCCCGATGCCTGGGCGAGAGAGCTCGACGAGCTTCGGCCGCTCGCGCTGGTGGGGAAGGTGCCGCCCCGGCCTCTGCTGATCGTGCACGGCGGGGACGACACGGTCGTTCCCCTGGTGGAGGCGCGGGCCCTCGACGATGCCGCCGACGGTCGGGGAGAGCTGCGGGTGCTCTCCGGAGCGGGTCACCGCCTGCGCCACGATCCTCGGGCCATCGCCGTCCTGCTGGGGTGGCTCGAGCGCCAGGGCGAGGGGGCCTGA
- a CDS encoding DUF1707 domain-containing protein yields MASTPDRGSGEGRLRASDADRDRVAAVLRQHCSAGRLTFEELSERLGQVYQARTLDQLFSLTNDLPDPEPHPHVGEYLPQPRSVVPARRRAVAVDAVTYAVISAVLVAVWAVAGGGYFWPIWPIVIWGVALAVHAVSVFRRPGGDSGSA; encoded by the coding sequence GTGGCGTCGACACCAGATCGGGGCTCGGGAGAGGGTCGGCTGCGGGCCTCGGACGCCGATCGGGACCGGGTGGCCGCCGTGCTGCGGCAGCACTGCTCCGCCGGACGGCTGACTTTCGAGGAGCTCTCCGAACGGCTGGGGCAGGTCTACCAGGCTCGTACCCTCGACCAGCTGTTCTCCCTCACCAACGACCTGCCAGATCCGGAGCCCCACCCGCACGTGGGTGAGTACCTCCCCCAGCCACGATCGGTCGTTCCGGCGAGACGGCGCGCCGTGGCCGTCGACGCGGTGACGTACGCCGTGATCAGCGCCGTGCTGGTGGCCGTGTGGGCCGTGGCGGGAGGGGGCTACTTCTGGCCGATCTGGCCGATCGTCATCTGGGGGGTAGCCCTCGCCGTGCACGCGGTCAGCGTGTTTCGGCGACCAGGTGGCGACAGCGGCAGCGCGTGA